One Polaribacter reichenbachii genomic window, GTTACTTATCAATTCAAATTCTAATCAACATGAAAAAATTTTTGCTTTTATTTTTCTTGAGTTCGCTTTCTATAGCTGCTCAAAAAGTAGATTTATCTTACTATTTACCCAAAAACACAACTTACAATACCAATATTCCTACTCCAGAATCTGTAATTGGTCATGAAGTAGGTGAGTGGCATATTACCCATGATAAATTAGTGGAGTATATGAAAGTTTTAGCTGCATCATCAGATCGAATTTCTATAGAAAATAGAGGTGAAACTTATGAAGACAGACCTTTGTTGTTACTTACAATTACATCCGCAGAAAATCATAAAAACTTAGAAAGTATTAGAGAAAAACATATTGAAGCTACCAATTCTAATGCTGTTGATGTTTCTAAAAATCCAATTGTAGTTTACCAAGGTTTTTCTATTCATGGTAATGAAGCAAGTGGTTCTAATGCAGCTTTAGCAGTGGCTTATTATTTGGCAGCAGCAGAAAATATTGATGATTTATTAAACAATGTTGTAATTCTTTTTGATCCTTCTTTAAATCCTGATGGGTTGCAACGTTTTGCATATTGGGCAAATACAAACAGAAGCGAAAATATTAACCCTGATCCTAATGACAGAGAATATTTTGAGATTTGGCCAAGAGGAAGAACCAATCATTATCAGTTTGATATGAATAGAGATTGGTTGCCAGTTCAATTGCCAGAAAGTACTGCAAGAATTGCAAGTTTTCATAAATGGTTACCAAATATCTTAACAGATCATCATGAAATGGGGAGCAATTCTAGCTTCTTTTTTCAACCAGGAATTCCAAGTAGAACAAATCCGTTAACACCACAAATGAATCAAGATTTAACTAGAGAAATTGCCACTTACCATGCAAAAGCTTTAGATGAAATAGGTTCTTTATATTATTCAGAAGAAGGTTTCGATGATTTCTATTATGGTAAAGGTTCTACTTTTCCAGACATAAATGGTAGTATAGGAATTTTGTTTGAGCAAGGTAGTTCTAGAGGGCACGCACAAGAAACTGTAAACGGAATTTTAACCTTTCCTTTTACCATCAGAAATCAATTTACTGCGGCATTATCTACTTTAGAAGCTGCAAAAAGTATGCGTGTTAAGATTTTAGAATATCAGCAAAGTTTTTATAAAGAATCTAGAAATACAGGTTTAAATAAAGCTGTTGTTTTTGGTGATGAAAAAGATGCTGCAAAAAGTTTTCATTTGGCAGAGGTAATGAAAAAACATAAAATTAAAATCCACGAATTAAAGGCTGATTTTACAGAAAATGGTAAAACCTTTAAAAAAGGATATAGTTATGTGGTGCCAATGAATCAGAAAAACCATCGTTTGGTAAAAGCAATGTTCGATGTTAGAACCAAGTTTAAAGATAGTTTGTTTTACGATGTTTCTGCTTGGACATTTAATCACGCATTTGGAGTTGATTATGCAGAGGATGTAGCAATTTCTAAAGCAGGAGCAGAAATTACAGATTTAAAAATGAAATCTGGTAATGTTTCATCTAAAAGTAATTATGGTTACTTATTACCTTGGAATGAGTTTTACACGCCAAAAGCCTTAAATACAATTTTACAAAAAGGAATAAGAGCAAAAGTTTCGATGAGAAATTTTAAAAATGGAGGTAATTCTTACGATTATGGAACTATTTTTATTCCGGTTCAAAATCAAAAATTGAATGCAACAGATTTATATAATTTTTTAAATAAAGTTGCTGATGAGAGCCATACAACAATAACAGGTGTTGCTACAGGTTTAAATGACGGAATTGATATGGGATCTAATAACTTTAGAAACATTACAAAGCCTAAAGTTGCAATGATTGTTGGTGATGGAGTTACAGGTAATGATACTGGAGAAATTTGGCATTTGTTTGACCAACGTTTTGATATGCATATTACACGTTTAGATACTAGAAATTTATCTAGAATGGATATTACAAAATACACACATATTGTAATACCAAGTAGTCGTTTAGAAAAATCGGCAATAGAAAAAATTAAAACTTGGGTTAAAAATGGTGGAGTAGTTGTTGGTTACAAAAACACTGCAAGTTGGTTAGCGAGTAATAAAATGATTAATTTAAGTTTTGATAAAACTAAAAGAGATTCAGTTAAGAACATTACTTTCGAAAACAAATCGTTGTTTTCTGGTGCACAAGTAATTGGTGGAGCTATTTTTGAAGCAAATATAGACAGATCTCATCCAATTAATTTTGGATATAAGAATGATAAAATAGCTTTATTTAGAAACTCTACAATGTTTTTAAAAGCGGATAAAAATAGTTATAATAATCCTATACAGTATACTGCAAAGCCTTTATTAAGTGGTTATATTTCTAAAGAAAATGCAAAAGTAATACCAAATACTGTACCTTTTAAAGTACAACGTTTTGGTAGAGGTAGAGTTATTGTTTTTACTGATAACACCAACTTTAGAGCATTTTGGTTTGGTACAAACAAATTATTAATGAACACTATTTTCTTTGGAAATATGATGTAGAATTTTAGTTAAGATGTCTTTTTTTATTGAGTTTGATAATATCAGTAAATCTTAATCGAGAAATAACACTTCAATAGAAAAGATAAAAAGTCGCAAAGTTTATAATTAAGCTTTGCGACTTTTTACTTTTTATAGTTTTGGCTTTAAATTATTGTAACAAAACGAATACTTAAACGTCTTATTTGTGTAACCAACTAAAATATAAATGAGTTTTTTTAGAGTATTATTTGCTATTATTTTTCCTCCATTATCAGTAATTGACAAAGGATGTGGATCTTTCTTTATCATTTTTTTACTTACCCTTTGTGGCTGGATTCCTGGAGTTATAGGCGCTTTGGTAATTTTGAATAATCCTAAAAATTAATTTCAAGAATTTTCATTTTTGCTAACTGCTAACTGCTAACTGCTAACTGCTAACTGCTAACTGCTAACTGCTAACTGCTAACTGCTAACTGCTAACTGCTAACTGCTAACTGCTAACTGTTTAACTAACCTGTTCTCCGTTTTTAATCGTTTTAGAAGCTTGTAATAGAACTACGTTTTCATCAGAATTATATACACC contains:
- a CDS encoding YqaE/Pmp3 family membrane protein is translated as MSFFRVLFAIIFPPLSVIDKGCGSFFIIFLLTLCGWIPGVIGALVILNNPKN
- a CDS encoding M14 family zinc carboxypeptidase; translation: MKKFLLLFFLSSLSIAAQKVDLSYYLPKNTTYNTNIPTPESVIGHEVGEWHITHDKLVEYMKVLAASSDRISIENRGETYEDRPLLLLTITSAENHKNLESIREKHIEATNSNAVDVSKNPIVVYQGFSIHGNEASGSNAALAVAYYLAAAENIDDLLNNVVILFDPSLNPDGLQRFAYWANTNRSENINPDPNDREYFEIWPRGRTNHYQFDMNRDWLPVQLPESTARIASFHKWLPNILTDHHEMGSNSSFFFQPGIPSRTNPLTPQMNQDLTREIATYHAKALDEIGSLYYSEEGFDDFYYGKGSTFPDINGSIGILFEQGSSRGHAQETVNGILTFPFTIRNQFTAALSTLEAAKSMRVKILEYQQSFYKESRNTGLNKAVVFGDEKDAAKSFHLAEVMKKHKIKIHELKADFTENGKTFKKGYSYVVPMNQKNHRLVKAMFDVRTKFKDSLFYDVSAWTFNHAFGVDYAEDVAISKAGAEITDLKMKSGNVSSKSNYGYLLPWNEFYTPKALNTILQKGIRAKVSMRNFKNGGNSYDYGTIFIPVQNQKLNATDLYNFLNKVADESHTTITGVATGLNDGIDMGSNNFRNITKPKVAMIVGDGVTGNDTGEIWHLFDQRFDMHITRLDTRNLSRMDITKYTHIVIPSSRLEKSAIEKIKTWVKNGGVVVGYKNTASWLASNKMINLSFDKTKRDSVKNITFENKSLFSGAQVIGGAIFEANIDRSHPINFGYKNDKIALFRNSTMFLKADKNSYNNPIQYTAKPLLSGYISKENAKVIPNTVPFKVQRFGRGRVIVFTDNTNFRAFWFGTNKLLMNTIFFGNMM